The DNA window CGCCGAACGGAGCGTAGAACCACAGATGCACACAGATCTGCACAGATCATTCAGAATCGTTTGACTGCCATCTGTGCAGATCTGTGTGCATCTGTGGTTCTACATCTCTGGTCAATCAGGCGAAGCTGCCGTGGTCGAGTTGCCCTCCGTGTCTCCGTGCCTCCGTGGTGATCTCTGTTTTTCGTGAAAAGAAAAAGGCCGCACGGTGGAGGGTAGTACCGTGCGGCCTGGCGGAGGAGGAAACGAGGCTTGTAGATCCCACTCTGCGGTGGGGTTTCATTCAAATGTAGTGGACGTTGCCTGAGGCTCTTCGGTGTTGCTTGATTGCTGGTTTGGTATCTGGAGCAACCCTCGGGTGAGGGGTCGCCCGACCGACCGCCGGTCGGGCGACTCCGCCCGTGGGAACCAACCGCGCTCCTATTGAACCGCGACACTCGCGTGTCACGCGGCCGCCACCGTGACGGCCTCGCTTAGCCCTATTGCGAAGGTTGTGCCACGTCGGGAAATTTTCTCTGCGACTTTCTGAGATCCTTCGAAAACGCAGGGAATTCCGATGTTTTGAAGTGAATTCTGGAAAACCCCGCGGCGACATTCTGTTTGTTCGCCCCTTTCAACTCTGCCCACTTCGGCGTCAGAGCCGGTCGATGATGCGCGCCTTCTCGGCAGTAGCGCGCACAGACTGCGCAGCTTGCCAAGGGAGACAAAAGTTTGTGTTGACACGACAACACCTTGTTAGGTATATGTAAGAATGCCGACAGGGGTGCCCGCCCGAGCGAAACCCTCTGACAAAGAACGGATATGGAGCCACAGATGCACACAGATCGGCACGGATCAGAACCCATGCACGCTTTCCCCGGCGACCTCGCAAGAGCTTGGTGATCCTTTCTTGCGTTTCAGAATTGTGATCGATGGCGACGACTTCCAAACATTCTCTGGGCACCAGAATCCGCCGGGCCCGGCTTCGAGTCGTCATGACGCTCGATGAGCTGGCACGATCCGCCGGGATCTCCAAGGCGTATCTGTCACTCATTGAGACCGGCCGCGTGACGAATCCGCCGAGTGACGAAAAGCTCAGGCGGATCGAGCAGGCGTTGAATTTTCCCGCTAACGAACTGGTGAGCCAGGCCAACCTGCAGCGCACGCCACGCGACGTGCGCGCGGTCCTGCAGCAACTCATCCGCCAGCGATCGGGCATCGAGAATGGGCCGGGCCGGGCGACCGATGCGTCGCCGGCCGCCGGCTCGCGATCCGGCCCGCTCAATCTGGACGACGCCTATCTCAGCGGCGTGCTCCAAGAGCTGGCCGACCGCTCGACGAGCAACATCGAATCCGTTTCGCTGGGGACGGCTGTCGCTTCGGGCGCGGGGATGGCGTCATCGGTTTCTTCGCCCGCCGTGCCGGTGGTTAATCGCGTGTCGGCCGGCTATCCGAGCGACTTCACCGACCTGTCCTATCCGCCACGCAACGCCGACGCCTACATCACCGCGCCCGGCGTGAACGACCCCGACGCCTTTGCCGCCCGCGTGTCCGGCGACAGCATGAGCCCCAAGTACACCGAGGGAGACATCGTGATCTTCTCCCCCGCGGCGGCATGGAAAGACGGCGCAGACTGTTTCGTTCGCTTCGACGACGGGCAGACCACGTTCAAGCGCGTCTACACCCACCGCGGCGACGACGGCCACGAATCTCTCCGACTCGAGCCGCGCAATGCCCGCTACCCTGCCCGCACCGTTCCGCGCGAACAGGTGGAAGGCGTTTACCGCGCCGTATTCTGCTATCGAACCGTGGAAGAGGAGTGAGGCAGGATTGGCCGTTTCCGCCGCTATGATCGAGCCCATGCCTGATACGCCCGATGCGCCCGACCCCAAGTCCCGCTTCAGCGACCGCGTCGACGCGTACGTCAAACACCGCCCGACCTATCCGCCGGTCGTCCTCGACTTCTTACGCGATACAGGCTTTCTGCGCGACGCCATGACCGTCGCCGACATCGGGTCGGGGACGGGAATCTCATCGGCGCTGTTCGTTCGCGGCGGGTATCAGGTCATCGGGGTCGAGCCCAACGCCGCCATGCGATCCGCGGCCGAGCAGATGCTGGCCGGCGAACGGAACTTCACCAGCGTCGCCGGCTCGGCCGAGGCGACCACGCTCGCCGACGCATCGGTCGATCTCGTCGTCGCCGGCCAGGCGTTCCACTGGTTCGACCGCAAGGCGTTCGCCGCCGAGTGCCGGCGGATCCTCCGGCCTGGCCCAGCCGGCACGCCCGGCGGGGTGTCGCTCTTCTGGAACTCGCGCAAACTCACCGGCTCGCCCTTCGCCGAGCAATACGAAGCCCTGCTCAACACCTTCGGCACCGACTACGCCCGCGTTCGGCACGACGCGATCACCGACACCGAGATCGCCGACTTCTACGCACCGCAATCGGTGCGGACCGCCCGGTTCCCCTTATCGCAGAAGTTTGACTACGCCGGCCTCGAAGGCCGACTGCTCAGCAGCTCCTACACCCCTCCCGCCGGCGACCTGAGACGCACCGATGTCTTGGCTGCACTCAGGGAGATTTTTGATCGGTGCCAGGTCGATGGCCATGTCCTCATGGAGTATTGGACCGAAGTGCATGTGGGCCGGCTGTGAACGCTGGCGCGGCAAAAGCATCAGCACGGAGACGCGGACGGTATCTCGGCTACAGCTCAACTCGCCGAACGAAAAGTAGAACCACAGATGCACACAGATCTGCACAGATCGTTCCGAATCGTTTGATTTCTATCTGTGAAGATCTGTGTGCATCTGTGGTTCTACATCTCTGGTCAATCAGGCGCAGCTACCGGAGTCGAGTTGCCCTCCGTGTCTCCGTGCCTCGGTGGTGCTCTCTCTTTCGGCTGCTCGGAATTTGTTGCACCCGGGCCAACTTGTTCGTCGCGCCGCCGTGTGCCACGCCTTGCCGAATCGCTATACTCGGCTCCGAACGATATGGAGTCACTGCGCGGAAAGTTCATCGTCTTCGACGGCACCGAAGGGTGCGGCAAAAGCACCCAGGCGGCGTTGCTGCGAAGCCGGCTTGCAACCGAAGGCTTCCCGGAGGATGACGTCCTGCTGGTGCGCGACCCGGGCGCGACCCGAATCGGCGAGATGATCCGCCAGATCCTGCTCGACCCCCAGAACAACGAAATGGGCATGCGGTGCGAAATGCTGCTCTACATGGCGGCTCGGGCACAGATGATGCACCAGACGATTCTCCCCGCCCTCGCCGCCGGCAAGCTCGTGCTGTCCGACCGCTTCGTCAGCAGCACGCTGGCATATCAGCTCGGCGGCGACGGGTTGACGGCGGCCGAGATCCGCGCCGTCGCCGGGATTGCGATCAAAGACCGCTGGCCGGACCTAACGGTCATCCTCGACATGCCCGCCGACGCCAGCATGCGGCGGGTCAAGCCCAAGGCGCTGTCGGTCACGCTGTTCGGCGAGGTGCCCGAGATCGTCGACAAAGACCGCATCGAACGTCGCCCGATGGAGTACCACGAGCAGGTCCGCCGAAACTACCTGTCTCAGGTGGACGCCGACCCATCACGGTACCGCGTCATCAATGGCGCGAGAGAGAAAGACATTGTGCATGAGGATGTGTGGCGGGGAGTGCGATCGAAATGACGAATGAAGAAACTCGAATGACGAGTGAAGGCTCAATACTCCATTGAAAAACAGGCAGTCGCTTCGCCATCACTTGCAGGATTAGCCGTATTGGTTGTCGGAGCATTCGAGTTTCATTCGCCATTCGATTTTCGTCATTCGTGATTCAGCCATGAGCACTTTCTCTCACATCTTCGGCCAGTCGGAAGCGATCCACTGGCTCACCCGCAGCTACGCCGCCGACCGGCTGCCGCACGGTCTCATCTTCGCCGGCCCGGCCGGCGTGGGTAAGGCAACCACCGCGCGTGCGATGGGCAAGCTGTTCCTGTGCCAGGCCGTCACCGGAATCGAAGCCTGCGGCAACTGCGAAAGCTGCCACCTGATCGACGCCGGCAACCATCCCGACTACCACGTCGTCACCAAGGAACTCATCCGCTTTCACGACAAGACAGGCAAGAGCAAGGGCATCAGCCTGTCGATCGACGTCGTTCGTCCGGAGCTGATCGAACCCGCCGGGCGGAAGGCCGTCATGGGGCGGGGCAAGGTGTTCGTTGTTGAGCAGGCCGATCTGATGACGGCGCAGGCGCAGAACTCGTTGCTCAAGACGCTCGAAGAGCCCGCCGGGCGCACGCTGATCATGCTGCTGACCGACCAGCCCGATGCCCTGCTCCAGACCATCCGCAGCCGCAGCCAGATGGTGCGTTTCGCGGCACTCGACCAGGCAATTTCTGCGAAGGAACTGGTCCGCCGGGGGGTCGATGCCAATCTCGCCCGCAAAGCCGCCAGCTACGCCAACGGCTCGCTTGGCGTCTCGCTGAAGTGGATCGAAGACGGCGTGATCGAGAAGGCCGACGAGCTGTCGGCGATGATCAACACGCTCTTCACCGGTCGCCCGCCCGATGATCTCCCCGCGTGGCTGAAGGCGTCATCCGATGCCTACGCCAAGAAGCAGGTGGAGCGTGATCCGCTCGGCAGCGAAGACCAGGCCCGCCGCGAAGGCATCGGCTTGTACCTGCACCTGGCCGGCGAAGTCTGCCGCCGGCGGATGGCACAGGTCGCCGACGGCGACACCATCAACGAAGACGCGCTCGAACAGGCCTGTGCAGTCGTCGACGCGCTGCAACGGGCCGAGACGTTCCTGGACGCGAACGTCAACGTGTCGCTCGTCTTCCAGCAACTCGCGGTGACGCTCGACCGCGCGGCGCGCGTTTGATGGCGTGGTCGCTTCAGCGACCATGAGTCACTCTGAATACTCACACGACGTCTTGGGCGTTTCCCATACCGTCACGCTCGCAAGCTTCCCGCGCGAATCCGAAAACCGCGGCTTCAGCAATCGATAGATCGCCCGGGCGATGTTCTCCACGCTGGGGATGACATCCTCGAACTCGGGCAGCTCGACGTTGAGATTCTTGTGGTCGAAACGATCGATCGCGGCCTCGGCAACGATCCGCTCGAACACGGGAACGTCCACCAGCACGCCACCGGCATCAGGCTCGCCAGCAAGCGTCACCTGCACTTCGTAGTTGTGCCCATGGCCATGGGGATTGTTACACTTGCCGAAGGTGTCGCGGTTGGCCTGGTCGCTGAGCGACGGATTATGCAGGCGGTGCGAGGCGGAAAACTCGAACTTCTGGCTCAGACGAACCATGGAATGCTCCGGTCGATCCGGTTGGAAATCCTCTGCCCGGACGGCGTAATGGAGAAAAGGGGACAGTCCCCATTTCAATTGCTCCAGAGTCGCGCCGGGCCAGGCATCACGCAGGATGCCGAAAAGCTCGACAACGACCTGCGCTCCTCCGCCGAACGTCCGCTCGCGGATATGCCGCTCGATCCGCCCGATCGCCAGACGGCGGACGGCGTCGTCGATGTCTTTGATGTTGCGGACGTACTGGCTGGCGGCATCAAGCGCGCCACTGAGGGTGACTTCCAGTGTGAAGTAGTGCCCCAGGCCCGTCAGGCTCGGGAAGCCGCCGTAGGCGTTGCTCGGCCGCCCGGACAGCTGGGCGTCGGGCTGGGCGTTGATGGCGAATCGGACTTCACGGCTCAGGCGGAACATGTGCGGAAGTATAGGCTGCGACCGGCGCGCGGGTAGCATGGCGGCCTTGACCTCGTCGCCCACCGAGCTTCAGTACGCCCCAAGGCCGGCCCTTCGCCATCGGCGATCGTTTCGGCGGGTTGCCCTGGTCATCCTTCTCTTGGCGATAGCCCTGAGCCTATGGCTTTTCGGGCCGTCGCTCTGGCTGCAGGCCAGGCTCTGGTACTGGATGGCCGAATGCCGCGACTTCGCCGCGGCGCCAACGGACGTGGTTTGTGAAGAAGTCCCCTCCTGGGCCGGCAACACGCCGCCCTTCCTCTCGTCGGCGACAACGCCGAAACCACTCGCCGAGATGGAACGGCTTTCCGGGGTGATGTCCCCCAACCCCCAGGGACCGGTGCTGTATCTGCACGAGCGAACGACGCCCGGCGGCGTCCGCCGGCTCGTGGTTGTTCGTCGAGTGCCACCCGCCCAGCGTCAAAGCTGGGACGTGCCACTCGGCCTGGCAGTATCCCTTTGGCGACCTCGGCCGTTCCCGTATGCCGACGTCGCGATGACTTCGTGGATGGACTTCGACCCCCTGCCTCGGGCCTTCGAGGCGAATCAGTCGACCGCGTCGCTAAAGCTGTTCGCAGGACAAACCGATCCGAACGACCCGTCTCGTTTTACGATCAGTTTTGAAACGGTTGACGGAAGCGGTGTTCTGGAGGGGAAACTACAGGACGGCGAGACACCGACGAGCGAACCGACGGTGGCGTGGACTGTGAAAT is part of the Humisphaera borealis genome and encodes:
- a CDS encoding XRE family transcriptional regulator, which codes for MATTSKHSLGTRIRRARLRVVMTLDELARSAGISKAYLSLIETGRVTNPPSDEKLRRIEQALNFPANELVSQANLQRTPRDVRAVLQQLIRQRSGIENGPGRATDASPAAGSRSGPLNLDDAYLSGVLQELADRSTSNIESVSLGTAVASGAGMASSVSSPAVPVVNRVSAGYPSDFTDLSYPPRNADAYITAPGVNDPDAFAARVSGDSMSPKYTEGDIVIFSPAAAWKDGADCFVRFDDGQTTFKRVYTHRGDDGHESLRLEPRNARYPARTVPREQVEGVYRAVFCYRTVEEE
- a CDS encoding class I SAM-dependent methyltransferase, producing MPDTPDAPDPKSRFSDRVDAYVKHRPTYPPVVLDFLRDTGFLRDAMTVADIGSGTGISSALFVRGGYQVIGVEPNAAMRSAAEQMLAGERNFTSVAGSAEATTLADASVDLVVAGQAFHWFDRKAFAAECRRILRPGPAGTPGGVSLFWNSRKLTGSPFAEQYEALLNTFGTDYARVRHDAITDTEIADFYAPQSVRTARFPLSQKFDYAGLEGRLLSSSYTPPAGDLRRTDVLAALREIFDRCQVDGHVLMEYWTEVHVGRL
- the tmk gene encoding dTMP kinase, with the translated sequence MESLRGKFIVFDGTEGCGKSTQAALLRSRLATEGFPEDDVLLVRDPGATRIGEMIRQILLDPQNNEMGMRCEMLLYMAARAQMMHQTILPALAAGKLVLSDRFVSSTLAYQLGGDGLTAAEIRAVAGIAIKDRWPDLTVILDMPADASMRRVKPKALSVTLFGEVPEIVDKDRIERRPMEYHEQVRRNYLSQVDADPSRYRVINGAREKDIVHEDVWRGVRSK
- a CDS encoding DNA polymerase III subunit translates to MSTFSHIFGQSEAIHWLTRSYAADRLPHGLIFAGPAGVGKATTARAMGKLFLCQAVTGIEACGNCESCHLIDAGNHPDYHVVTKELIRFHDKTGKSKGISLSIDVVRPELIEPAGRKAVMGRGKVFVVEQADLMTAQAQNSLLKTLEEPAGRTLIMLLTDQPDALLQTIRSRSQMVRFAALDQAISAKELVRRGVDANLARKAASYANGSLGVSLKWIEDGVIEKADELSAMINTLFTGRPPDDLPAWLKASSDAYAKKQVERDPLGSEDQARREGIGLYLHLAGEVCRRRMAQVADGDTINEDALEQACAVVDALQRAETFLDANVNVSLVFQQLAVTLDRAARV
- a CDS encoding 6-pyruvoyl trahydropterin synthase family protein produces the protein MFRLSREVRFAINAQPDAQLSGRPSNAYGGFPSLTGLGHYFTLEVTLSGALDAASQYVRNIKDIDDAVRRLAIGRIERHIRERTFGGGAQVVVELFGILRDAWPGATLEQLKWGLSPFLHYAVRAEDFQPDRPEHSMVRLSQKFEFSASHRLHNPSLSDQANRDTFGKCNNPHGHGHNYEVQVTLAGEPDAGGVLVDVPVFERIVAEAAIDRFDHKNLNVELPEFEDVIPSVENIARAIYRLLKPRFSDSRGKLASVTVWETPKTSCEYSE